In the Hevea brasiliensis isolate MT/VB/25A 57/8 chromosome 8, ASM3005281v1, whole genome shotgun sequence genome, ATATAGGAGTGGAGGTGAATCGCAAGGCAATCAAGTCGTGACTCACTAATCCCGGTTAATTCTGCAATAGATGGTCTCCTCTTGAGTATATCCTTCATCTATGATTTTGAAGAAAATAAAACCTTCATTAGAGATATTATCAAAAGATAACTTCCCCAATAATTAGAAAAAATACgggaagaaaaaaatgaaaaactggtagttttttttttttttgtgtcctCCCTAACTATATGAAGATTGAACTTCCAAATAATATTCATGCATCAAGCTTCACCTAGGAGGAAAGATCTTAAGAATAGGTAATCAATTTACAATTCTGTGAATCAGACTATGCTAGTTTGCAAATTTGAATTGGATTGCCATTTTCTTCAGAATAAACAATTTAAATGATATTTCAATTGCTTTGAAGTATTTAGCAACTAAATTGAAAGTTGTAAAGCCAAATTAATTTCATGAACCAGTGCACATGTTAACATACTTTGGCAATCAATTCAATTCCCAAGAGCTTTGATTTCTCGGAGCACCAGAAGAAACAATCTCTACCATCTGCTATCTTTATATGGAAAGATCGCCCAGAACTGTCTTCTAAGATCTCATCAACTGTGATAGCAGGCCTTTCTGCTTTACTGCTTACAGTGAATAGTCTTTCTGTATTACCATCATCTCCAATGAACGAGAGACGCAAATCAGATGTTGGCAACATTGTAAGATTTAAAATTCCCCTGAAACAGTGTGGAAAAGCATAAATTACTTGAAATCATTAAATGGCAAAAACTTAAAAGTCAAAGCAAGAAGCATTAAACTGAACCAAAAAGCAAGCAACAGGGAACAACAAAAAATGAAGTCACAAATAACAGCAAAATCTTCAAACACACTATCCCAGCTATTGACTCAACTTAAACTATGGAGTAGCATTCCCAAGAAAACTTCTATTACATTTACATCTTATCCAGAACCAAGAGCAGATGAAACATTaacagaaaaaaaaggaaaattcaaATATTAGTAAACAAATAACAGAGCATATATACATTGTATATTAAAGATGCCTCTAGGCAAGTTTGTATACTGCAATAGAATTAAATACACTGTAGAGATTTACACAGTACGGTTTCATCTAGCCGCTAAGCCAGCTATTAAAGATTTATCAACCTGGAAATTCCAGTTGTATATACACAATTCAGAGCATGAAAACTACTATAGCAGAAACATTATCATCTTTTTTAACTGCCAACCAAGGAAGCACACGTTACTTGATGCACATATACCTGAAGATAGACATGATTATTTATGCCTATCCAGTGCACCTTCTCTCAATTACTTCAAGTCTTCAACTAAAACGCACGTTCAATGACAATAATTACATTAAAATTAGTTCAACAAACAATTTTAATCTTTCCCTAAAAACTCATTTTTCAAATGTAAAGCACACCAACTGTATTAACTTGAGATAAGTATTAAACTATGCTAAAAAATGGTCCTGGCTTCATCATATTCCATCTTCGACTACGTtttgtaattaaaagaaataattaatatatattgctTAACAGTCCCAAACAAATGGACAAATTCATAACCACAAAACAAGGATAGAAAAGAGTAATATATATTAAAGAATATTATGGCAACATATAAACAAGTATATAACTGAAACCATAAAGAACATAGATTATATAACATGAACTTatcatttcaaataaaataagGAAACAACCTTTACACTCAGTTTCCATTTGAGTTAAAAAAATTATCCTACAAATTCAAAAAGCAGTAAAATTATATAATCATATAATGTGGGAGATGAAACTACCTTTACTTCCTCATAATTCAGAGATCATAATAGAATACGCCCACTTTACCTACAAGCCAAAAGATATTTTTACTTGGAAGCATGAACATTATCACCATCAATAAGTTAAAACATAGAATCCTGCAATCTATACTACAGAACATATACACTTTCCAGCCAGTAGTGTTTGCAAGCGTTCACTAAGGGAAAAGGACATGTCAGTTCAGTAGGAAACCTATCTAAACAACTGATAATGAGAGGTAACAAAAACATTTCTGTTCATGACCATCATGACAAGGAAAAACCAATTGAACAATCTTCAAACTGTCTCCTGGCACGATAACACAACCAACCAGCTACAGAAGACAATGTAGAAGCAGCAATAAGAAACAAGTATCCATCAAACAAAAATTTCACATTATTTGAACTGGTATATATGCAATGCTTCTTTTCATCTAATCCAAAATGAGTTCAGAAAACAAGTACGAGAAAGCATAGAAATTGAATTCACATCAGATGATAACAGAGCGCATAAAAAATAACAACAATAATATAAAAACAACATAATATGAAATTAGCAGTGAAACACAAGAAATAACACAACAACAGATCtgatcttcaaaaaaaaaaaaaaagaaaaaattataggTACAAATATCTTCAAACTTACAAGTACATTAAAATGGGTGATATACTACAAAATATCAGCACATCACTAAGCACATCACTAACATCATGTAAATCTAAATCAGTTGCCTGCGTAGAATATTGGAAACATAACTGCTTAAAAAAATAGGTCAATCAAGATCATATAATTGGATCAACTCAGATTGCACAGAAAAAGAGGCAAAATACTGTGCATATGTCGCATGCCACTCTAGACACCTCTTTAATTATGCAATATCAAACATAAAAAGAAAGCACCAGAGAGTAACCAAACAAGTTAAAGGATTGAGATCATACAATCATAAAAAAAACTAATGTAGCAGCGCAGATATTACAGTAATGGAAATAAATTAAAGGCTTTGATTATATTAGAAAATTTAGATAAACATCCTCCCAAAGACATTGAACATTCCAACActaaaattcaagtataatacaCCCCCAACTTCACCCCAACATTTCCAACTCTTATTTGTGCATGTTCAAATCCAattaacaaaattacaaaaatgcgAGCAAACAGGCCATCCAAATAAACCTCAATTACCTTGAGGCAGTGGGACAAAGTAGCGTCCCTCGCTTGTTAATCTTGCCAACACGAATTGAAACAAGAGGTATACAGAAACATCTAGCAAGCATGCCAACTTCTGATGGCTCGAAGTGCTgatcaccaaaaaaaaaaaaaaaaaaaaaaaaacctataagCCAACTTAATTACATCATATCAAgccaaaataaatataaaaaatctaTTATTACAGCACTAGTAAACCTTCTACCTTTAATTAACATCGCAGGTTCCAATTTCAGAAGCACAGTAAATTATACACATACCTGATTCAGATGGACCAAAAGGCGATCTTCGGCCATCCCGCTAGAAGCATTCAGCTTCAACAATGGCTTTAACCTCTCATCAGCTCTACAAGCCCCCATAAACTGCATATCCAAAGCCTGTAACCACTGCAAAACCCTATCCTCACGATCGTGCCGTTGAAGCAGCAGATCTCCATTTTCATCTTCCACCAGAAGCTCCGTCAAGCCAATCTCACTCCTTCCTTGCGAAACAGTACCAGATCCAACCGTAGACGTCTCAACGCCACTAGAAACCGACAATGAATCCTCGAAATCGTCGCCGTCGTCTCGTTCTGCGCCATCGTCACCAAATTCTTGCTTTCTAGAGTTCCCCATTCCAAATCTCTCAAAGTTTAAAAAACAGATGAAAATTCGTAACCCTAAAACTCGAAATTATCGCCAAAAAATGACAAACAGAAATGTTCGAATCTCAATCTCGAAGAAATGAACACAAATTTGCTAATCAGAGAAATTCAGAAAGACGACCTTCTTTAAAACAAAGAGATAAAAAAACGGAGGGTTTGTTACGTAACACCTGGCGGACCCGAAAGTGGTTGTTTAAATCCAATGTTGGGTTAGGCGTTCAGGTCCGAGTTCGGTCCCACCATTGTGAAAAGAAAGGGCTACGTCAGCTTTCTCATTAGTGGGGTCTACATGGAACCTATGGGGGCCCCCAACTGGAAGTTTAAGGAGGACACATCAGCAGCTTTTGCCGACTTTGAGGGCACGTGCTAACATACACGGGGGAAAAGGTTTACCCCATCTGCGAATAGGAGGAAATTAAAAGTGaagaaaaatttatatatatatatatgagagagaaaattaagaaaaaaaaagataaaggtcaaaaataagaaatataaattattatttatttttttatgtttattttttatttttataattatttattttaattttaaatataaataataaataaatattttattatttaaaaaattaattttccttTCTATTCCTTCTTTAATATCTaaacaaaaaggaaaaataattctttcattatttatatattctttaatatctaaacaaaaaaaaaattctttcattatttatatatttcttttttattttttctccccTTTACTTTTCTTTCCTTCCTAACAAAGTTACCATACATAGCCTAAGGAGAGGCAACAAGATACAAATTTAGAGATTCataataaaattttgattatattattataatcaaATCTACATGGACAAATATCTTTGAGTGGGTCCCTTGAGAATAATTTGACTGTTGAGAGTGTATGATTGAAGTGGAAAGCAAATGGCAATGGCATATTCTTAAATTCCACATATAGAATATATTTAAAGACATTTGGAAAAGTAAACCTCAGCTTCCAACCAATTCATGATTCtatgttaataaaaaaaaaaaaaaaagaagaagaattcCATGAGTTGAAAGTTTTAGAGGTGAGTGCATTCATTGCATGCAATTAAACataatttagagattttataTTTGAATGTGTCTGTTATCTCATTCCAAGATTGAActcatttataataaaattatttcttattatattaacTCATCAATTGAAAAAAAAGTCATTATGATTAAACCTTTAATCTAAATCAAATATTTGTTTTCTCCACTAAATATGTAAATACTCAATTTTGACACATtgtttatataatattattatcttgaataattttgattattctATTCaaattttgtaatatatatatatatatatatatatatatatataaaattataaaattgatttaattttaataattgaaataatttaagttaagttgcataaaattttaatataactaTTTTTCTATCAAAttgattatttttcttattttctcaCACATATATActatttaaaatatattgaaGTTTTTTCTAATCCAATAACATTTGCTCAAATTTTATCATGCTTGAAAGGCAACATTCGGATTCAGTATGTGATTGAGAAATGTGaaccaataacataaatcatttcaaTGTAACAGCACTAGAATGTACAAGAATAAGATATCAGGATTCAATTAACTTCCTCAAAGAAATCAGGATTCAATTAAATCTTACCATGAGGTTGCAAAAATGAAACTACTATAAGGGTTTTTAAGATCTCTCCCAAAGAAATGGAGGAGGCAAATTCATTATGACATACTGAAACGACCTCCAATTGGGTATCAATAAAGATGGATAGCAATAGCTAATATGAACTTTGGGTATACCTCATGCCTTCCAGTTATGGATAACACCATTTTTTTCCAAAAGGCAACATGGATATGATTGACATTAACAAATCTAATCCAATATACTTGTAAAGTCAATATTCATTTAGTTTGGCTCAAAAATTTTCAAGGCAATCACCATAATTTCAATGAACATCCATATCAAATCACAATATTGTTGGCTTATCTGTCTAACCATTGACCTATCAAATATTGTTGGAAGAGGGGCTTATTTGTTCTTCTTTGGTTCTCCTGCATAATCATCTATTAGAGCTTCAACATCTTTCCAGAACAAACCTTCCACTAAAACTCCATCCTTGGTGAACCTGCAACAATTTGAACGATCAGAAATGCATGTGTGCACACTAGTGCGCTTCATCAAATCAAAAGACTGGAATTGTGTGTGTACATTTTTCTTCGTGTGTGTGTTTTGCATGTAaatacgagagagagagagagagagaccattGGGTGACGCTCCTGGTAAACTGCACTGGTTTCCCTGCAGAAATTGATTTGGGATCTGCACTTGCTATGCTAAGTGTGTAGTCATCAGAAAATCTAGGCAATTTGGAAGAGACCACCAAACCAGTGCTGGTGTAAGATCCctgcacaaaaaaaaaaaggaatcaaCAGTTAATACAACCAAGTCTTGCGGGGATGGATGTTTGAAAGTACAATAGCATTCACAAAACAATAGTTCATAAACAGAGCATAAAACCAGACTTGTTACATTATCCAGTAGGCTAAATTCTTACTGTTCACAAACCAAAAAAAGTAAGGAATGAATATGAACAGATTTATCGTTTTTCTGTAGATATGCACCATTTAAAAATATGAACAAAACAGAATCCAAGTACACAAGTTTGTGCACTTTGGATTTTGTTTTCCTCAAAAATATGTTTCATACTTATACACATGATGCACATATTTTGAGAACAGACAAATTTCTCCCTCTCTAGAACAAGCTAGCATTCATTAAATGCCAATCAGGTTATAAACTAAATAGCTCTTTTTCTTGAAGAACATAAAGTCTAGAGGACAGACTCATGCATATGAAGTTTACAGGGCAAAGTCGACAGGAATCCCCAGCTCAAATTTTCAATTCCGAAAAGACACTGGCTAGTCAATAAAAAAACTCAACTAAGGGCAAAAGTCCTGCAGCACTAAAATcgtctgagagagagagagagagagagagagagagagagagaagacaaTATGCTTTTTAGTTTCACATGTTGCAATATAAGAAATGCAAGGCCAAACTCCAAAACCGTTACTGAAATTCAAGGTAGATTGGAGAAAAGTATGGCTGAAGGGTTTACAAGGGATCAGCAAGTGAatttagctccagatcatgtccGCTATTGTCATAAGTTTTGATGTCATGGTTCTTCTTTTCATATATTTCAGCAAGTATTGAGAGTTGTTTGAGTTTCTGGTCATAGATTCTTTCTCACAAGAACCATGAAATTCTTGCTATAATGGGCAATGGCCATGTCCCAAGGTGAGCAGTTTCTGAGCCAGTCCTCCCCAGCATCCTCCATTAATAAATGGTCTTGATATGGGAAATCAGATCCTCCTTTTTCTTTTGAATGGTAACTGGTTTTAGTGTGATAGAGTCCTTTCCGTACTTTAGATGGTTCTGTACAAAGGACGACTGGCTGTGAAAACATATATGCACCTATTTCTGATACCCAATCAGAAGGACAAGCCTTTTTGAGCTAGGTTTTTAAGCAGCCATTGGTTGATAGAATGTAAGCTTCTAAGGATTGAACTCTTATCAGCAATGTCAGGCATCACTGGTGCAATTGTCATGAGCAGCTTACTTGTTTCTTAAATGAGTCAAAGAGAAGGGCTTAATCAAAGGATAAAGCCAAGGGGAAATCAATCTTTTAGGCATGAATGCTCTTTAAGTGAGTTCTTTCTCATATGCATGAGCTAGCCAAACAGGATCTCCTTCTCCAATGTCCTATGTTGTTGTTCctattttttttcttgtttaaTTTAATGTTAGAAGCCGCTTTCCTTCTGTAACCTTTAGGCCTTCTTTTGTAGTAAGGAAAAGGGAGGGGAAAATGGTAGGCAAAGGAAAAAAAAGCAATTCCCTTTTTTCGTTGGaagggaaaaggaaggaaagatTAAAAGTACAATTCCCCTGTTTTGTAAGAAGGAAAACGAGAAAGTAAAAAAATTGCGATGATTAGTTTGGCAAATGCTCAAAGAGGATTTTGAGCCATTTTGTTTTCCACCCAAATTGGGCGGAAAGAGTGGAAAGAAATGTAAATTTTCTATTTTCTATTTTCTATCTATGCCCTTTTTTCcccccaataattattttttagtgttttatttattcaatatggacataatagtaaaaatataataattttctctCCTCACTTCTCTTTCCATCAAAACATGGAAAATAAACAAATCACTTCTTTTCCACTCCTTTCTCTATAGAAAAGATTTGTATggaaattaataatttttctttttataggGATTTTACTTTCCTTATGATTCCACTCACTTTTCTTTCTCCAACTTTCCTTTCTACAAAACAGGCCCTTAGGACAAAAAGGAAAACAACCTTACACTGTCCCAACATCCATGACTTTAAAGCAATGCAGATATTTGAGAGCACATAAGGGCAAGACAAAATGAAATTATGTAAGATTTGATAAACCCCCTTTGGTCCAGCTAGCCTTATTAGAGTCATGTAGGTTTCTCACTATCCATTAAACAAGGTCAGGATCAACACAAATTGGAAAAATATGCACCAAGCCTTTGAAGGATGGGCTTGTAGGTTTCTCACTTTATCTGACACAAGGCCAGGATTATTAAACATTGGAAAAATATACACCAAACAGAATGGTTTCTCACTTTGAGGGAGGTTTAGTTCACTATTCCTACAATTTCTAGGCTGGAATTGTCCTTTTATTTTCCATTAATTCCTCCAGACAGAATGCGATTGAAAGAATCAGCTTTCACCCAAATGAGTAATAAAAATTCAAAGGTCATGCAGTTTGCTCTAGAAGCACTGAAAGGGCAAGATGGTTAATCAAAAAGAAAATTGTGATACCATAACTCAAAACAACTAAAGTGACAAAGAAAGGGTGGGGGGCCCTCGGAAAAGGTCCCTTGACTCGCTTAGaggggaatatatatatataatacaaacAGGAGAAAGACAAAGAAAGGGAGATTATATGGTGACATTTGTATTGATCAAAATTAACCATAACAACATATTAATTTTAACTATCAACCAAAAGCATGTTAAATTTAAACCAGTACACACATAAGCAACCATGTGCATGGTGAATCCAATGAAGATAACAAAACAAGGGATAAAGAAAATGCAAAACTGAAGAAGGTATAGATCATAGTCTTCCAAGGTAAATACAAAGAAACAGAACAAACCTCTGATACCAACAGCTATTGGCAACAAATTAAGGAACACAAGAAAAGCAACTTAAGAAAAAGTACTTTGAGCTTCATTGAGGGTGCTAATAAAAATTCTTATACTTGTTCAAGTGCAAAGAGAATGAAAACAACCAAGCAACTTGTTTCAAATTCGGTCTACTAGCAGCCTAACCAACATATTCCTGTATCATAGCCACTATCCAAGAAATGCACATTTTGGCTTAAACTAACAAAAAAACAAGCTTTGTAAATCTTAATTTAGATGATGAGTGGAATGCTTCATCTTATATCCAACATTTATAGTTGCTGGGATGTGACAAAAACATTAATACCACTTCACTAGATTCCTTTGGAGTCGCAGTGGAATAATAAGCCTAACTATCAAAAAGTTATCCTAGGCCAACTCATCACTTCACGGTGCTCGATAGACATTAACGATATAACAGTTGTAATTGCCAAAGGTCCCATTTCAGAACTGAGGAACTAACCTTAGGAGGATAAGTGAACAGGATCGCGTTCTTCTCTTTTGTGTATATAATCAGCTGCAACAATCCATTGAAGACTACATACTTGCCAGAGTCAAATATTAAACAAATCTGAGTTTAACATCCAATCATTTCCTTCAAacatacaaagaaaaataaaaggaggAGGACGGATAGGGGGGTTGGTGGGGGGTGGGGGTGGCTGGGGTTGGGGAGTAATACTCTTGAATTCTCAAGTAAAAGACACCCCCATACTCACCAAAACCAGCGTATATAATTGCAATTTTCACATTCAAAGAAACAGACACcaggaaaaaaaaatttccatCCTCCTTCCTGGGACATAAATTCTAAATCTCAATCCATGTAATTTAGGTTTTGAAAGTGACACTATTTGACCTGCTGGAGCTCAGATGAGGAAAGAATTTAATTTCCTCAGTTTTTTAGATACTGAGGATTTATTAAACAAAACTCAAACCAATAACCTACACGCAAAATGAACCAAGCCAGCAGGCTCATGCAACtaatttacaaaattaaaaaaactcAATTAATGAATGTGAgcaaaacaaataaaaatggttTCTAAGGATATAATACGATACAGCCGATCAAAAAGTCCCTGTTCTCAGGGAACTTCTTCTTGTAAAACTGAGCAACAAGCGCGATAACTATGATAATACTCCCCATAAACAATCTTACATTGCTCATCCTGAAATCTTCCACATATCCGCGACTGGTAACAATCTAGAAATCAAAAATTAAGAGAAGTATTGAATCGATTagtctagagagagagagagagagagagagagagagagaggaattaGGGTATTTTTTTGTGGATTTTCAGTGATACTGTTACCTCAGAGACAGACTCGTCAAGAATGTGCTTGATAGAGTGGTGATCTAAGAGATTGGCCTTCTTAGGGTTCTTGGTTGCCATCTCTTGCTTTTTTTCTTGCATTTGCTACTCGGGAGTAGAGACCTGAAGGAGGTTATTGAAAGAGGGAAGGACGGGCGTTATTTTCCCTCTCCCGAGTGAGTTTTCGTCAGGTTAGCGAGAGATAAACGACGCCGTGTCCAGCTATACATTCatgtttaaattatttaaaacctAAATTCCCTCTGATTCTAAAAATATCAATTTTTACGATCCTAtcgtacctttttttttttaataatttcagtCTAATCTTTAACCTTCAATTTAATTCTACCttatcattaaaattaattattaaacttaATAGTAATGTCACATTATTATGTCTAattaatcactaattattttcttaatttaccttaataatttctaaattaaaaaaaaaactcaaaatcgCTAATCCAAACTCAATTTTGTTCCTTTTGACTCATTTTTTTCTACTTATTTTGAATAAAAGGAGCAGAATTAATTTTAAGTTAGAGATCTTGAATTTCCTTTCCAATTTAAGAATTATTaagataatttaaaaataaaattaataattaaataaatattataatacttattaaatataataaagtgGCGTTGCTATTAAGGTTAATAATTGATTTTGACTAATTGACCGCCAAAAGTTTACGTGAAATCACTAAGAAGAAAAGATGAGATAGAATTGTAAAAATGAGTAAAGATTGAAATTTTTTTGACAATTTGTCCAATATA is a window encoding:
- the LOC110653515 gene encoding signal peptidase complex subunit 2, whose protein sequence is MQEKKQEMATKNPKKANLLDHHSIKHILDESVSEIVTSRGYVEDFRMSNVRLFMGSIIIVIALVAQFYKKKFPENRDFLIGCIVLYVVFNGLLQLIIYTKEKNAILFTYPPKGSYTSTGLVVSSKLPRFSDDYTLSIASADPKSISAGKPVQFTRSVTQWFTKDGVLVEGLFWKDVEALIDDYAGEPKKNK